The Rheinheimera mangrovi genome contains the following window.
ACTTTGCGCGCGCCAGTCATACAGCGGGCTAATTTTTTCGCCGTAATCGACAGACAGCGCAAACATAGGCTCATAGACTTTGCGGAACTGCTCTGGTTTAACACTGCTGGCCACCACCGCATCAATTTCTGCATCTGTTGGCCAAATGTCTTTTAAACGAATTTCGTTGCCGTTTTGATCCAGCCCCAGCACGTCTTTTTCAATATCAAAACGCACAGTACCGGCAATGGCATAAGCCACCACTAAGGCCGGAGAGGCTAAAAACGCCTGCTTGGCATAAGGGTGAATACGGCCATCAAAGTTGCGGTTACCTGACAACACAGCTGTGGCGTATAAATCACGCTCTATCACTTCTTGTTGGATCACAGGATCCAAAGCACCACTCATGCCATTACAGGTGGTACAGGCAAAAGCCACAATGCCAAAACCCAGACTTTCCAAATCGGCCATTAAATTGGCTTCTTCCAGATACAGCGCTACGGTTTTAGAGCCAGGGGCTAATGAGGTTTTCACCCAAGGCTTACGGCTTAAGCCTTTGGCTCTGGCGTTACGCGCCAGTAAACCGGCAGCTATTACGTTACGTGGGTTACTGGTGTTGGTGCAGCTGGTGATAGCAGCAATAATCACAGCGCCATCCGGCATCAAACCTGGTTCATTTTCGACCACGCCTGCTATACCTTTGGCGGCTAAATCGCTGGTTGATACCCGCGCATGAGGATTGGAAGGACCTGCAATAGTGCGGCCTACACTGGATAAATCAAATCGTAATACCCGCTCATATTCGGCCGTTTTTAAACTGTCAGACCACAGGCCTGCAGTTTTGGCGTAGGTTTCCACCAGCTTGACTTGCGCTGGCTCGCGGCCTGTCAGGGTTAAATAATCCAGCGTTTGCTGATCGATAGAGAACATAGCGGCAGTAGCGCCATATTCAGGCGTCATGTTAGAGATAGTAGCGCGGTCGCCTAAACTCAGACTGCTTGCGCCTTCACCAAAAAACTCCAGATAAGCAGAGACCACTTTTTCTTTGCGTAAAAATTCAGTCAAGGCCAGCACTATGTCGGTGGCCATAATGCCCGGCTGTGCTTTACCCGTTAGCTCCACACCAATAATATCCGGCAGACGCATCCAGGAGGCACGGCCTAACATCACGCTTTCTGCTTCTAAACCACCTACCCCAATGGCAATCACACCCAGCGCATCCACATGAGGGGTATGGCTGTCGGTACCGACTAAAGTATCAGGGAAAGCCACACCATCTATAGCGTGAATAACAGGTGACATCCGCTCTAAATTGATCTGGTGCATGATGCCGTTACCTGGCGGTATCACATCGACATTTTTAAAGGCTTTTTTCGTCCAGTTGATAAAGTGGAATCTATCGTCGTTACGTCTGTCTTCGATAGCACGGTTTTTCTCAAAGGCATCTTTTTCAAAACCACCATGCTCTACAGCCAACGAGTGATCAACAATCAGCTGAGTGGGCACTACAGGGTTTACTTTGGCCGGATCGCCACCTTGCAGCGCAATAGCATCACGCAGACCTGCTAAATCCACTAAAGCGGTTTGACCTAAAATATCGTGGCAGACCACACGGGCCGGAAACCATGGAAAATCCAGATCCTGCTTGCGGTAAATCAGCTGTTTTAATGAGTCTGTTAAAGTCGCCGGATCGCAGCGGCGTACTAAGTTTTCAGCATGAACACGGGAGGTATAAGGCAGTTTGGCATAAGAGCCCGCTTCAATGTCGTTACAGGCTGCAGCTGCATCAAAATAATCCAGGTTAGTGCCTGGTAAGTTTTTACGGTAATTAGAATTCATGGCGTGGCCACTCAGTTAAATTGTTTACTTTAGATCCTACAAAAGCCCTTCGCGGGCTTCTGTTCGGATCCCCTAAGTAATTGATGTTGCAGGGAGGCGACAAGTGCTCGAGACCCCAGGAGCATAGTGTTCTATGTGACTGGGGCGAGGCACGCGGTCAACGAAGCTGCAGCTTCAATTACGACGGGGATTAACGCTGCGCCAATGGCGTTACAGTACGTGGTTCCACGCCCGTATATTCAGCACTTGGGCGGATGATACGGTTGTCGGCACGTTGCTCCATCACATGGGCAGCCCAGCCTGTTAAACGTGAACAGACAAAAATCGGCGTAAACAGCTTGGTTGGAATACCCATGTAGTTGTAAGCCGAGGCATGGAAAAAGTCTGCGTTACAGAACAGTTTTTTCTCGCGCCACATGACGCTTTCACAGCGTACAGAAATGTCGTACAAGGAAGTATTGCCGTTGGCTTTACCCAGCTTTTCTGACCATTCTTTGATCACTGCGTTACGTGGGTCGGACTCTGCATAAATGGCATGGCCAAAGCCCATGATTTTTTCTTTACGTTCCAGCATGCCCATTAACTTGGTTTCGGCATCATCCGGATTGTCCATCTTTTCAATCAGTTCCATCGCAGCTTCGTTCGCGCCACCGTGCAGAGGGCCACGTAATGAACCTATAGCGCCTGTGATGCAAGAATGCATGTCACTTAATGTGGAAGCACAAACACGGGCCGTAAAGGTAGAAGCATTAAACTCGTGCTCTGCATATAAAATTAGCGAAGAGTTCATTACATCCGTGTGCAGCTGAGTTGGTTTTTCACCATGTAAAGTCCAGAGGAACTGCTCGGCAATAGAATCGGCCGCTGTTTCCACTTCAATGCGCTGACCTTTATGGCTGAAGTTATACCAGTAGTTAATTAAGCCAGGGAAAATCGCCAGTAACCTGTCGGTTGCATCCTGTTGCTGGGCAAAACTCTGTTCAGTTTCTAAGTTGCCTAACATAGAGCAACCCGTGCGCATCACATCCATAGGATGAGCAGAAGCAGGAATACGTTCCAGCACTTCTTTTAATGCCTGTGGCAGGTTACGCATAGCTTTTAAGCGTTGTTTGTACGCAGCCAGTTCTGCTTCGTTAGGTAACTCGCCTTTTAAAATCAGGTGCGCTACTTCTTCAAATTCACAGTGAGCGGCTAAGTCTTTGACGTCGTAACCACGATAGGTCAGGCCAGAACCTGTTTTGCCTACTGTGGATAAAGCGGTTTTACCTGCGATTTGGCCACGTAAGCCAGCGCCTGATAATTCTTTTGCGTTCGCCATCTTGTCTCTCCGTTTTTAATTTGTTCTGTTGATTTATTGAATGCTGTTTGGCTTATGATTATTTTTTGTTGGCCCAACTTTTTATTTTGAGCTTTTGCCTACGGCAAATAACGCATCCAATTTCTGCTCATAACTGTGATAGTTCAGGAAATCGTAAAGTTCAGCCCGGGTTTGCATGTTGTCGACTACAGCTTTCTGATCGCCATTGGCCAGAATAGACTCATACACATTCAGTGCAGCTTTGTTCATAGCACGGAAGGCACTCAACGGATAGAGCACCATACCCACACCTACCCCAGCCAATTCAGCTTTGTTAAATAAAGGCGTTTGGCCGAACTCAGTGATATTGGCCAGCACAGGGACTTTCAGCACCTTAGTAAAGGCCTGATATTGCTCCAGCGTATAAACAGCTTCAGCAAAAATGGCATCGGCACCGGCTGCTTCGCAGGCTAAAGCGCGTTCAATAGCGGCTTCTAAACCTTGCTGTTGCAACGCATCGGTACGCGCCATAATAAAAAAGTTCTCGTCTGTTCTGGCATCCACGGACGCCTTAACGCGGTCGACCATTTCGTCCAAAGAAACGATTTCTTTGTTCGGTCTGTGGCCACAACGTTTTTGCGCCACCTGATCTTCAATATGAAAACCTGCAGCACCGGCTTTGGTCATTTCTTTCACAGTGCGGGCAATATTAAAAGCACCACCCCAGCCTGTATCGGCATCCACCAGCAATGGCAGTTCAGTCGCACCAGTAATACGGCGGATATCTTCACAAACATCGTTGAGCGAAGTCATGCCTAAATCCGGTAAACCAAAAGAGGCATTAGCCACACCAGCACCTGATAAATACAAAGCTTTATGACCCACACGTTCAGCCATCATGGCGGTGTAGGCGTTAATAGTGCCCACCAGCTGTAACGGATGATTGTCTTTAATTGCCTGACGGAGCAGAGCGCCAGCGCTTTTTACATTAGCCATGTGAAGTCCCCTGTTGAAGTAACTGTTGTTCAATATTACGTTTGGATGCGGCGAT
Protein-coding sequences here:
- the acnD gene encoding Fe/S-dependent 2-methylisocitrate dehydratase AcnD, with product MNSNYRKNLPGTNLDYFDAAAACNDIEAGSYAKLPYTSRVHAENLVRRCDPATLTDSLKQLIYRKQDLDFPWFPARVVCHDILGQTALVDLAGLRDAIALQGGDPAKVNPVVPTQLIVDHSLAVEHGGFEKDAFEKNRAIEDRRNDDRFHFINWTKKAFKNVDVIPPGNGIMHQINLERMSPVIHAIDGVAFPDTLVGTDSHTPHVDALGVIAIGVGGLEAESVMLGRASWMRLPDIIGVELTGKAQPGIMATDIVLALTEFLRKEKVVSAYLEFFGEGASSLSLGDRATISNMTPEYGATAAMFSIDQQTLDYLTLTGREPAQVKLVETYAKTAGLWSDSLKTAEYERVLRFDLSSVGRTIAGPSNPHARVSTSDLAAKGIAGVVENEPGLMPDGAVIIAAITSCTNTSNPRNVIAAGLLARNARAKGLSRKPWVKTSLAPGSKTVALYLEEANLMADLESLGFGIVAFACTTCNGMSGALDPVIQQEVIERDLYATAVLSGNRNFDGRIHPYAKQAFLASPALVVAYAIAGTVRFDIEKDVLGLDQNGNEIRLKDIWPTDAEIDAVVASSVKPEQFRKVYEPMFALSVDYGEKISPLYDWRAQSTYIRRPPYWEGALAGERTMKGMRALAVLGDNITTDHLSPSNAIMMDSAAGEYLHKMGLPEEDFNSYATHRGDHLTAQRATFANPKLINEMAVVDGKIKQGSLTRIEPEGQVTRMWEAIETYMERKQPLIIVAGADYGQGSSRDWAAKGVRLAGVEAIVAEGFERIHRTNLVGMGVLPLEFKAGVNRKTLQLDGTELYDVQGDRTPRATLTLVVTRRNGEVLQVPVTCRLDTAEEVSIYEAGGVLQRFAKDFLEAKV
- the prpC gene encoding bifunctional 2-methylcitrate synthase/citrate synthase; protein product: MANAKELSGAGLRGQIAGKTALSTVGKTGSGLTYRGYDVKDLAAHCEFEEVAHLILKGELPNEAELAAYKQRLKAMRNLPQALKEVLERIPASAHPMDVMRTGCSMLGNLETEQSFAQQQDATDRLLAIFPGLINYWYNFSHKGQRIEVETAADSIAEQFLWTLHGEKPTQLHTDVMNSSLILYAEHEFNASTFTARVCASTLSDMHSCITGAIGSLRGPLHGGANEAAMELIEKMDNPDDAETKLMGMLERKEKIMGFGHAIYAESDPRNAVIKEWSEKLGKANGNTSLYDISVRCESVMWREKKLFCNADFFHASAYNYMGIPTKLFTPIFVCSRLTGWAAHVMEQRADNRIIRPSAEYTGVEPRTVTPLAQR
- the prpB gene encoding methylisocitrate lyase, which produces MANVKSAGALLRQAIKDNHPLQLVGTINAYTAMMAERVGHKALYLSGAGVANASFGLPDLGMTSLNDVCEDIRRITGATELPLLVDADTGWGGAFNIARTVKEMTKAGAAGFHIEDQVAQKRCGHRPNKEIVSLDEMVDRVKASVDARTDENFFIMARTDALQQQGLEAAIERALACEAAGADAIFAEAVYTLEQYQAFTKVLKVPVLANITEFGQTPLFNKAELAGVGVGMVLYPLSAFRAMNKAALNVYESILANGDQKAVVDNMQTRAELYDFLNYHSYEQKLDALFAVGKSSK